In Xiphophorus couchianus chromosome 8, X_couchianus-1.0, whole genome shotgun sequence, the following proteins share a genomic window:
- the prkaa1 gene encoding 5'-AMP-activated protein kinase catalytic subunit alpha-1, with protein MATEKQKHEGRVKIGHYILGDTLGVGTFGKVKVGQHELTKHQVAVKILNRQKIRSLDVVGKIRREIQNLKLFRHPHIIKLYQVISTPTDIFMVMEYVSGGELFDYICKNGKLEEKESRRLFQQIISAVDYCHRHMVVHRDLKPENVLLDAHMNAKIADFGLSNMMSDGEFLRTSCGSPNYAAPEVISGRLYAGPEVDIWSSGVILYALLCGTLPFDDDHVPTLFKKICDGIFFTPQYLNPSVVSLLKHMLQVDPMKRATIKEIREDDWFKQDLPKYLFPEDPSYSNNMIDDEALKEVCEKFECTEEEVLSCIYSRNHQDPLAVAYHLIIDNRRIMSEAKDFYLASSPPDNFLDDVAGIIKPHPERLPIFVAEPPPRSRHTLDELNPQKSKHQGVRRAKWHLGIRSQSRPNDIMTEVCRAMKQLDYEWKVVNPYYLRVRRKNPITGMQTKMSLQLYQVDSRTYLLDFRSIDDDMLETKSGTATPLRSGSVGNHRATVKSDAEGADVSATSSTAQPTKTAEGSLGSSLTSSVDSSGGADSTPAPRPGSHTIEFFEMCANLIKLLAR; from the exons ATGGCGACggagaaacagaaacacgaGGGAAGAGTTAAAATCGGACATTACATTCTCGGTGATACGCTCGGAGTCGGGACTTTTGGGAAGGTTAAAG TGGGCCAACATGAGCTGACCAAGCACCAAGTGGCTGTGAAAATCTTGAACAGGCAGAAGATCCGCAGCTTGGACGTGGTGGGAAAAATCCGCCGGGAGATCCAGAACCTCAAGCTTTTCAGGCACCCTCACATAATTAAACT GTATCAAGTTATTAGCACCCCTACAGATATCTTCATGGTCATGGAGTATGTCTCAGGTGGAGAGCTCTTCGATTACATCTGCAAAAATGGAAAG TTGGAAGAGAAGGAGAGTCGGCGACTGTTCCAGCAGATCATATCAGCGGTAGATTACTGCCACAGGCACATGGTGGTGCACAGAGACCTCAAACCTGAGAACGTGCTGCTCGATGCGCACATGAATGCAAAGATCGCAGATTTCG GTCTGTCAAACATGATGTCAGACGGAGAGTTCCTGAGAACAAGTTGTGGTTCTCCAAACTATGCTGCTCCAGAGGTCATCTCAGGAAG GTTATACGCCGGTCCTGAGGTGGATATATGGAGTAGTGGTGTCATTCTGTATGCGTTATTGTGTGGGACACTCCCCTTCGATGACGACCATGTGCCAACGCTCTTTAAAAAGATTTGCGATGGGATCTTTTTCACGCCGCAGTATCTGAACCCCTCAGTAGTAAGCCTCCTTAAACACATGCTGCAAGTGGATCCAATGAAAAGGGCAACTATTAAAGAGATCCG TGAGGACGATTGGTTCAAACAAGATCTGCCAAAGTACTTATTCCCTGAGGACCCCTCCTACAGCAACAACATGATTGATGACGAGGCCTTGAAAGAAGTGTGTGAGAAGTTCGAGTGCACAGAGGAGGAGGTTCTCTCCTGCATTTACAGTCGCAACCACCAGGACCCGTTAGCAGTGGCATACCACCTAATCATCGACAATCGGCGCATCATGAGCGAGGCCAAGGATTTCTACCTGGCCTCAAGCCCGCCAGACAATTTTCTGGACGACGTGGCTGGAATCATCAAGCCCCACCCCGAGCGTTTACCCATCTTCGTGGCGGAGCCTCCTCCGAGGTCTCGCCACACACTGGACGAACTGAACCCCCAGAAGTCCAAGCACCAGGGCGTACGAAGAGCCAAGTGGCACCTGGGGATCCGCAGTCAGAGCAGACCCAACGACATTATGACCGAAGTGTGCCGTGCAATGAAACAGCTGGATTATGAGTGGAAG GTTGTTAATCCATATTATCTGCGTGTGAGGAGGAAGAATCCTATCACAGGAATGCAAACCAAGATGAGCCTTCAACTCTACCAGGTGGACAGCAGAACCTACCTCCTTGACTTTCGTAGCATAGATG ATGATATGCTGGAGACTAAATCTGGAACTGCTACCCCTCTCCGCTCTGGGTCCGTGGGCAACCACCGTGCCACAGTAAAGAGCGACGCAGAGGGAGCAGACGTTTCGGCCACCTCCAGCACTGCGCAGCCCACCAAGACCGCCGAAGGCTCCCTAGGTTCCTCTCTGACCTCGTCCGTCGACTCGTCGGGTGGTGCGGACAGCACGCCCGCCCCCCGACCGGGAAGCCACACCATCGAGTTCTTTGAGATGTGCGCAAATCTTATTAAACTACTTGCACGATAG